Within Populus trichocarpa isolate Nisqually-1 chromosome 6, P.trichocarpa_v4.1, whole genome shotgun sequence, the genomic segment cacattataaattataaattataaaaaaatattaaaagatttaagttgttttattatttatatcaacAATGAAAcgcctatcttttttttttcactttctctattttttttttaaataattcttatattttttatttaatcatttcatactaaatttctttatctttgggcatgataatttattttgtttggcttGATATGGGACTCTCAAGATGTTAAGAAATTTTTTGACATTTGGTTAATGCTCGATTAGGTATAATTAAAATCcaatattatgaatttaaaataattgaagcttttaaaaccaaatttgaatatgaaacaaatatccaatcctttttttttttcaaaacagatACTAGATTGAACAGATAAAGAAAACATGATTAGCACTTGTAACATACGTGCCAACAAGTTAGAAAGGCAATAAGACTATAATGGCATGTGCAACCACCATCAAGCTCTATACATGGTCTTTCATGGTACCAATGAATTATCACGACGACGAGGGCTTTCTTATTTAGTGGCGTATAAAATAAAGGCTCTCTTGTATGGCTCTAACAAccctttcatcttttcttttctttttctctttcatctCCTCGATTTTTGCACCCAACTCTTTgctatttttatgtaaaatttagtttttattttttttactactatTTTTAGCAACAATTGTAGTTCAATTTTGCAAAATTAATCCTTGATAAACTATAACATGATGTTTAAAATCATAAATGCACAAGACAATGTGagattgaagaaatattaaaacataatgGAAAtacaaaacaagagaaaaacacaaTCAATGTGGGTTGCAATAGTTATCCAtaatgttatcttttttttattaaatcttttttttttaatttgatcatttcacATTAAGttggttaggaattgagtttgatgttttgttttggttgacTTTATATGAGATTCTTGTTATGttaataataacttaagttatgcTTGATTTagtttagccttttcttttaagaaatgtCATAATTATCTTAACTTCCTGACTCAacatttacttaaaaaaaacatattttttattatttattagcgcatataatattgatttattttattgaatgtatatataaactttttagtttgcaagtataatttttcttgatggtaaaaaacataacaatgaTTGCGTCTTTTTTGCATTGAGAAAAGTTTTTGCTTCATCTCGCAATGTAGCATGGAGATTCAAACTAGTATTTTTGAAACTATCtaactttaatgtttttatcaCCGGGGACATCTCGACAAGCAAATTTATAAAatggattaaaataaaagaaaatgatggtaACTAGAAACCTTAACTGGTCTTTTAAAACTTTTTGGTAAATGACTAATTAtggtaaagaaaatataaaaatcactctAAAACATCTAATTTAAGATAAgctgctttatattttttaatgataaaaatatactaattgTGCTTACATGTTAAAATCCTATCTAAACTGATACGTGTATGTTTACTtattgaagataaaaataattattaagacCTAAAATCAATGACTTAGGACTTAATACAATAGCAAAGCCGAATCCTCACTTTAAATTACGGGCGTTGGACCTGAAGGAGTGGTGGATGGCAAATTAGGCTTTTAACAAGTTTCTTTGATTATTTTCGAAAATACCCCTCAAAGATCACCGCTCACACTAAATGGACCTTTGAGGGATTATATTGACCAGGCCCAAGCTCACTTAAAATAATGGGGAGAAGTATATTGAAAAAGAACAAGTTGTATCACGTACAAGGCTAGGTCAATTCAAgtatattgtattttatttaactgGAATTGACTtagatttaacaatttttttaaaaaaatataacatagaTTTTTTTCTGTTATCTTTCTTTATGAAATTACGTGGCTAGTactcttttcaaattaaataaagattttatgcTGCCCAATCTAATATCgagaatgttaaaaaaaaaaatagacaactaGAACGCAATTCTTATTCATTCCCTTCTTGTCCTTGatatttatcaatataaatttaatatttatttatttatttactatgtactttaatttaatttctgttAAATGAATTCAgctcttatatttgtttttagcttGTAAGatggcattttttttataaggaaatgtaattaaaatcatatagtgaataagtaattaaaaggtttttttttattcttatctaaaaacatttagttttatttataaaaaaaactaaaagaagagGGGCATTTATTATACCCCTCCTCACAAGGCACTATTCATTGGaacagtgtttttttatatatatatatatattgtttctttgattttttattcaatcaatgattttttatatatatttttatttgttaatattaattttttattgagttatctcaCTCTCATATCACATATCGTATGTTTGACGGTTAATCGActgaattggtttttttcttagttagtttttttttttcagtttcattctttaatattgggttgattttgaattaggcttcataatttattttgtttgctttctattaggttattctgACCTCATGCCCGAGAATAgtatttaacgggttaacccgagtgacttgggttgttttttagtccttttttaattgattttttttcaatttaatcatttaacattagatCAATTgtgaattgagcttcataatctgttttgatttgctttctatgaataTATCTTAGTTTCATGATCAAGGTCgcaagtttttgtatttttacccTAGTTAAATTGGGtcgttttttaattttttttctaagagattatctcgatctcatgactcggATCATGggtccttcaatattggatttgttttttatgtttttttaaatttatttctcattaagttgtaattgaaatttgtaatttgttttaatttgttttcaaatgagttatcttggtcttatgaCCCGGATTgtaggtttgacaggttaactcgggtcacttttttaggtcatttttttaattttttttttaatttcatcctttaacattggattaattgagaattgagcttcatgatttattttagtttgttttctataaagttatcatagtctcataaatTGGGTCATGAATTTATCATGGTAACTCGGGTTGACCCAAttcaatctaatatattgttatcttaaaaaaactaaaagagaagagGGATTTACTATACCCCTCCTCACAAAGCAtcattgatttataatttgttttgatttgttttctatgcagTGATCTCGGTCTTATAACCCGGATTACAAGTTTTACAAGTtaacttgaattgttttttaggtttttattattttttttaattttatccttcaacattagattgaatggaaattatactttattatttgttttgatttgctttctatgagttATTATAATCTTATAATTCAGGTCATAAATTTGACATGTTGACCCGAGTTGATCtaagtcaatccaatatgttattattttaatattaaaaaaaatatcttgttgaaattgttttagttaaattatgtatttataagccatccaagttatttttaaatctataaagtAAATTTTTCCAcgatttaaatcttttttcacttgataaaaaataataatacttagaatatttttttacatcgaAGAAAACTTTAACTTGAGCCGCAGTATAATTCGGATGAAGAATCTAATTTTAATCTATATTGAATCTTCTATTTATATCTATCCCACGAACTAAAATTTCTGACTAGACGACGTGTAAAGAACCCCAAGGACAGCGTAATGATTTAAAGGTAGAAAgagataagattgaaaaaataagaaaaatggagGACAGtacttaaaagaaaaaggcaggTGGTTAACCAAACAtgaatcaatcttttgattgatttgaaacACTACTATATATtcctgctttgatttttttttttttaatattagaatgttaaaaataaactttatatttttattaatatcatttcttTTCCGTAAATGACAGACAATCAAaaagtagtttattttttaaatgcaaatcGGGGCGTAATGACGAATcataatatagtatttttttaacttgaatattttcgtatttctttttaaaaaataagactaGTTTTGTTGGCGGTTCATGACTGCTCCTtttaataaatgtatttttacaGAGATATAACAGTTCTTTAATCCctagataaatattttattaggagaaaaatcatatttttacagcattaaattaactatcattatatttcaaaaacgtATAGCATTTTTGTACGTAATGCTCCccataaaatataacatttccATCTTAGCCCTTTGTTGTTAGGTTCTGGGTCCATCCAGTCattgttttgatgattttttattcaggtaaaaaaaacaaaaacaaaaactatatatgcaaaatattctaaaaactATATTCTAAAACGGGCTTAAGCATAGCCTGAGcatgaaaataacatataaaacgTCTGTCTGTCTTGCATCTTATAAATGATGTCCTCGAACCGTCGAACGTTGCTGTGTAGAGAGATGTGACAGTGCTAGGTGCCATTGGAAGAGTTAACGAGGCTGCTCGAGAAAAATATCTGCCTTGTAATGCGAACAAATGAGCTGGAGTGGCTTGCAGACTCCTTTCTCAATCAGCTTgtcttttatatagaaaaaaaagaaaaaaaagaaaaaaagtgagaCCCACTCATTAATCTAAATTCCACGAGGGTTGAAGATGAAAGGAAGATACTGTTCGGAAAAAATGGATGCGTTCACACGCTCCTGCTTGCTAAATTTTCCAGGCAGGCCTTTAAAGCTGGACTGATTGACAGTGACCGGAAAAGATTATGCTTGATATGAAACTACTTCATGGCTTCCATGCGCTGTTTCTCTTTCACACGTCTATTTGTTGCTGTTCGGAGTATaggaatgattattttttaaaaattatttttattataaatattatgtaataatttaaaaacataaaaaaatattaatttaaaaataagtaaataaataaatttttattttattttcaaaaataagcATGCCTCCTTTTTCTCCTGTCTTTAACCTCGGGGCACGTATTCCATTTTCTCCTGTCTTGAACCTCGGGGCACGTATTCCCCATGTGGTGTTTCTCTTTCACTACAAACACGTCTAttttagtgattttaaaaatgatatagcaattattttttaaatgttttttatttaaaaatatgttaaaataataattttttattttttaaaaattatttttaatatcaacaaatctaaaaataatttgaaaacatctaaaaattttaatttaaaagaaataaattattttaaaaatgtaaaaataaacgtCCCACTCATCATCCGTATGCTTACCTTTTCTCCTGTCTTTAACCACGGGGCACGTTCTATTTCAGCATTTATCTATGTCCACGTCATAGTTCTCTATCCTTCTCCACCAACAGCTCTTTCTTTGGTCAGCAAAGACAAAAATCATTGAACGAGTGATTGATTGCTTTAGCCTAAGGTATTGAATGGTGGATTGTTccaattttagttttcttgacgATGGAACATATCATTATTATCTTCTTAAACACATGAATTACtcctttgttaaatttaatagtAACGTGTGCAATATGtgataattataatacaaatcgACAAAAGCATccatttaaataaatagagaatatCAATAtgaatgatttctttttcatcaattaaatcATCTCGTGCAACACGTTGTTACTGGTATGAAGTGACGTagactctatttatttttatattttaaataaaaatcactttaaaaataattaatattacaatctcaaacatttcCAAGAATAGTtgcttgatatatatatttcaacaaCCAACCCATCCGTGGAAAAAATCTCCAAGTGaatctttcaaattttgtcACTATTGTTAgtcttagttttatttttaattccgAGGAAACCATCATTACTCGGCCATGCAATAAAAACACATCCTGCACTTTAGGGCCTAGCTGTTGTGGTCAATCATGTGACTTGTTTCgtccccgtcccgggttcgatcttctatgtgcacgcctgtcacccccgcggtgccttacctgctcctgggcttgcaggatgtccagtgggccgtggggaatagtcgtggtgcgcgtaagctggcccggacaccccacgtaaaaaaaaaaaaaaaaaaacacatcctcTACATCAACCTAATACTTTcagaataattaaatatattctcTCATACGATTATCCTAGGATTTGAACATggaaagtaaagaaaagaaacatttatatattattattttcaattgaattttttcatagatgatgatgatgatgatgaaaatttaatcaactttaaaaaaataatccaaaaacaattgaagtcaaaaggtatttttgtttatttgtataaaaaataaaaatcaaataaatttttattaaacaaagcCAACTTGTCGAGAACCATGTCAGTACTCATggtaatatataataattaacatgttaatttattgaaattaggTATTAAATTATCTAATATTACATTAATAAATTGAGTTGTTGACTGTGATATTAACAACTTTATCTAGGTAAACTTGTTAACATTttccaaaaacaatattatctcACAATAACAGAGCATTGAACATTGTAGtagtaaattattaataataataataaaatattattattattattattattacagaCACAATAGTTAAACTCAAACTTCTCAAAAGCAGTTAAACATGAGGGACAAACTATAGTACAGTTTGAATCATGTTACATCCCTGTCTTCATCTTCTGGTCTATTTGGTGTTGTAgttgaatattgttttattaatttttattttttttaaatttttagattgttttgatatattgatataaaaaataaaaaatattttttttaatatattttaaaacaaaaaaaactttcaaataaaTCCTCATTCACATTCCTAAATAGTCACTTCACACTCAAGTCATTTAAGGGgttattatcatttatcaaatcATTCTGCTCctgcaatttttttaagaaataattatttttaaatgtcaaaatattgttttaccatgacagatatttttaattattattattatttaatttgaaataaaaaatgagtacTGCTCATTGTGTCATGCTAAAGTGTAAATGGTTGTGCCATCCGTGTATTTTTAATTCACAAAGTTATCGTTGGCAtgtaatatatttctaatttagTGATGAATCTATGAATAGagattaatatttaagaatttCGAGTAATGTCTCTTGATGGATGCAAATgaatagatttttctttttagtatttttttaatattttttaacatgttattaatttttatgaatattatgatgaaatatttatatgtgaataatttttaacatgtagttgattttgatgtgtattatgataaaatattgaagTGTTGAGCTTCATACTATTATGCGGTGAATTCaaccttaaatttattttacaactCGTGACGAGGTTGGATGAATGTGaactaattttgattttgattttgattgattttgattttgatttatctaATTAAGATGTATTGATTTGGTCTTGATGTTGAAATTTtaagtaggggtgatcattttcggttcggtttggtttttatcaaaaaaagtaaccaaaccgatttttttttttttttgaaaaaaaaaacgaaaccgaaccgaaaccgggtcaaaccgactggtttcggttcggtttttttagggaaaaaaccggttcaaaccggtttgactcggtttttccggttttggctcggtttttttcggtttggctcggttttttcggtttggctcggttttggctcggtttttccagtttgactcggttttggctcggtttggctcggtttttttccggttttttgtcggtttcggttcggttcggttttttgcttataaaaccgaaaccgaaccggccggttttttcaaaaatttaatcggtttaatcggtttttttttcagttcggttttttcagttattttttttccggttttctcggtttaatcggttttccggtttttttgctcacccctaattttaaatttgtttctttgttgtgatattaataatttattatgaaataaaaattctcaatcaattttatgtgatttttttatattgtcttTTATTTGAGAACTGACTATCAGATAATAGAAGACACCTTTATGTGTATTGTTGATATAGCCATTCAATAATTGCCTTGGTAGAAAAGCATGgggactctctctctctctctctctctctctacttaGAAATGCAAATGATCGAGACTGAAAAGTACTGGCCCcgattattttcttaatttcaagGCAAATTTCAACTACACAAGAAAGATATTCAACTTCTATGATACAGTACAGCTACATGGTTCGTACGTTCTAGTGCTGATCTTAATTTGTACATGGAAAATACAAAGAGGctgcaatatatataattatgcaCCGAAATTATCCACAAAATTCAAATCCTAAAACATCACCGCCGTCACCGAAACCAACAGATTCCGCCATGATGCTATCAATGTCTAAGCTATGTGAACTGGTGGTGCAAGATGAGTTGACCCCAGAAATCAGATCTCCATGATCAAAAGTAGAGATGCGATCATGGTCGTCAGTTGGCAAGAGATAATCGGAGGATAATGCTTGGTTATTGTGGATCGTTGGATCATAACCTGGCATGTCATTGTCCTCCTTGTTGTAATATTCCTGTTTTATTGATTGGAAGGATGTGGTAAAGAATGggtggttttgtttgtttgtcatcATCTGGTGGTGATTGCTGCTGTTGTTGAAGCTCATAAGAGTGGAAGAATCTGTGTGGAAGTGATCAATCGGGTCCAAGACAAATTGATCAGAAGCCTTCAGCAAGTTCTTGCATGTGTGATATCCGTGATATGTTGTGCGGTATAAAGGGGGTTCTTCTTCGACTCTCTGCACTTGCTTGGTTGCTTGGCAATGTTGGTCGAACTTGTGGGTGCACCTGTAGTAGTTCCTGCAAGCCACaacaaggatatatatatattggaaaatatgaacaataattcagattaattaattagttaattaatgtGTTGATTCTAGCTATACCATTAATAATATTACCTTGGAAATTTGGCATTAAGGATCATTTTCTGTCCATATTTTCTCCATGCATGGCCATCGTCGGTTAGAGTGGAGGTCTCATTTGTCCATGAGTGAGAGCTTCTTCTGCAGGTAATTAACAAGTAGATCCAATTTCATAGTTAGTCGATGCagcaccaaacaaaaaaaaaaattgtagttaaaaactaaaaagattcaTCGTAATGCAGAGATCATTGCTTTTTTATACATGGAACCGATTACTTACCTTAGTTTtagtatattatttattcttacaagttgtaaaataattaaataaaaatatgcaactaccttttcttttaagaataaCAAATAGAACCAATATATTGTCCACTCAAAAGCAGAGATGCCATCTTAGTTCGTGTTGTCCGAACTAGCAActtgtgttcttttttctttttctttaagcaaGGACAATGGGACTTTAGTCTAAAAGAAGTACAAATTACAAGCAACACAGCACGTCAAGGGTAAAACTATCGATCCCATCTACCATCTCGATCgagatctttctttctttctttctcatggAGACTAATAGATGTCTAAAATCTTTCTAACCAAGAAAACAGCAAGGATCCTCCAGCTTGGAACTAAATTgctttcattctaatttttaaaaagaaagaaagaaaagattggaaCCGGAGACTCGATCTTGAACCCAGATAAAAGGGCCAGATTATCTACTAAGCTCTACTTGGTAAGTAAGTTGACATAAAcactatatatattaagaattaCCTTCTCTTGTAGCATCCTCTCCTGTCCTTAACCTTCACAGTGGCAGTGCTCTTGCTACTCTCCCCGGAATCCTCTGATGACTTGCGGCCATCCCAAAGAGGTGAACACACTTTTGTAGTTGCTGGAGTTTGAGAGACATCGTCATCATACCCACCTCCATTCAATATAGAAAGAGTACTGTTGAAAGAATTCATGATTTCCCTGACAAGATTCTCAGCAGACATAGACCCATCATCCCCTGTGGATTTActcattacaaatttaagtttttttgcaatttcttgACCTCTAAGTAGCTCATCGATTACCTTCTTTCTATGTGAGGGTAAATTCTCAGGCCAAGAAGACTccatctttttctctctttcttcttcttcttcttttttttgggagGGGAGTGGTGGGTGTCAAGAACTGATCTCTCTTCTCCTAAGGCTTAGTAGTAAACCAGGAACGGAGCTCAGGAAATCCCTTTATGTAGGGGAGTTCATTTCTTTTTGCTGAGGCAAATGCAAGGAAGATTGAAGGAACCTTGCAGGAAAATTCcacatccattttattttacaataccACGCGCGCTTGTATGCACGCTCTTGAATAGCGCGGAATTCGCGGAATCCAAAGGGATTATATCAGCATAACACCGTTGTCTTTTCTACACGTCATACAAGGAG encodes:
- the LOC7484630 gene encoding probable WRKY transcription factor 70; translated protein: MESSWPENLPSHRKKVIDELLRGQEIAKKLKFVMSKSTGDDGSMSAENLVREIMNSFNSTLSILNGGGYDDDVSQTPATTKVCSPLWDGRKSSEDSGESSKSTATVKVKDRRGCYKRRRSSHSWTNETSTLTDDGHAWRKYGQKMILNAKFPRNYYRCTHKFDQHCQATKQVQRVEEEPPLYRTTYHGYHTCKNLLKASDQFVLDPIDHFHTDSSTLMSFNNSSNHHQMMTNKQNHPFFTTSFQSIKQEYYNKEDNDMPGYDPTIHNNQALSSDYLLPTDDHDRISTFDHGDLISGVNSSCTTSSHSLDIDSIMAESVGFGDGGDVLGFEFCG